Within the Amycolatopsis solani genome, the region CCAGGACGCGGTCGGCGGGCTGCCGGTCGAGAAGGTCGCCGAACTGCTGCTCGTCGAGGGCGCGAAGCGGGTCGTGATCACCAGTGACGCGCCCGCGAAGCTGCGGCGCCGCAAGCTCCCCGCCGACGTCGAGGTGCTCGACCGCACCGAACTCCTGGCCGTGCAAGAAGAACTCGCCGGCGTCAAGGGCGTCACCGTGCTGATCCACGAGCAGGAGTGCGCGGCCGAGAAGCGCCGGAAACGCCGCCGCGGCAAGCAGACGGCGCCGGCCACCCGCGTGGTGATCAACGAGCGCGTCTGCGAAGGCTGCGGCGACTGCGGGACGAAGTCGAACTGCCTGTCCGTGCAGCCGGTGGCGACCGAGTTCGGCCGCAAGACCGCGATCCACCAGTCGTCGTGCAACGTCGACTACTCCTGCCTGGCCGGGGACTGCCCGTCGTTCGTCACCGTCGTGCCGACCGGGAAGAAGCAGCGGCGCAAGCTCGGTGAGCTGGCCGCCGACGCGATTCCCGCGCCCGCGACGTCCACGACGGACTTCACCGTGCGGATCACCGGCATCGGCGGCACCGGCGTGGTCACCGTGACGCAGATCCTCGCCACGGCGGCGGTGCTCGACGGGCGGCACGTCCGCACGCTCGACCAGACCGGGCTGGCGCAGAAGGGCGGCGCCGTCGTCTCCGACCTCAAGGTGACGGCGGAACCGGTCGAGCAGGCCCCCAAGCTCGCCACCGGCGAGTGCGACCTCTACCTGGCGTGCGACGCGCTCGTCGGGGCGGACGCAGCCAACCTCGCCGTGGCCGACGCCGAGCGGACCACCGCGGTCGTGTCGACCACCGAGGTCCCGACCGGCCGGATGGTCGTCGACACGACGGTGTCCTTCCCGGACCCCGGCAGCGTCCTCGCGCCCATCGACACCGCCGCATCGCGCACGGTTTCGCTCGACGCCCGCGGTCTCGCCGAGGAGCTGTTCGACGACGACCAGTTCGCCAACGTCCTCCAGCTCGGCGCCGCCTATCAGACCGGCGCGATCCCGCTGCCCGCCGCGGCGATCGAGCGCGCGATCGAACTGAACGGCACCGCGGTGCCGGCGAACCTGCAGGCCTTCCGCCGCGGCCGTCAGCTCGTGGCCGAGCCGGAGGCACTCACCTCGGCCCCCGCGCCGGCCCGCCGGGTCGCGCAGCCCTCCGCGCGCAAGCTGGTCCACGCCGAGTCCGGCTCCGAGCTGGCGCGGCTGCTGGACGTCCGGCTGCCGGACCTGGTCGCCTACCAGGACGAGCGGTACGCCCGCGCGTACGCCGAGTTCGTCGAGCGGGTGCGGGTGCTGGAGGACGGGCCGACGGAGATCACCGAGGCCGTCGCGAAACACCTGTACAAGCTGATGGCGTACAAGGACGAGTACGAGGTCGCCCGGCTCTCGCTGGACCCGGCGTTCACCGACGGCCTCTCGGAGCAGTTCGGCGAAGGCACGAAGTACGCCTACCGGCTGCACCCGCCGGTGCTGCGCGCGCTCGGCATGAAGCGCAAGATCAGCCTGGGCCCGTGGTTCCGGCCCGCGTTCAAGCTGCTGCACGCGTTGCGCAAGCTGCGTGGCACCCGGCTCGACCCGTTCGGCCGCGCCGAAGTGCGGCGGGTCGAACGCAAGATGGTCGAGGACTACCGCACCACGATCCTGCGGGCGTTCAGCGGCGGCGACGCCGACCGGGCGCGGGTGCTCGCGCTGGCCGAGCTGCCCGACCTGGTGCGCGGCTACGAAGACGTCAAGCTGGCCAACGTGGCCCGGTACCGGCAGAAGCAGGCCGAACTGCTCACGCTCGTAAATAGCTGAGCATCGCGCCGGCCTGGCCGGGGACGCGCAGCTTCGCGCTGACGTCCCCGGCGTGCTGCCGGGCGGCGGCGGTGCCGATGCCGAGCAGCCGCCCGATCGTCGGCACCGAATGCCCCTCGGCCAGCAACGCGACGACTTCGCACTCGCGGTCGGTCAGCGCGGCCACCGGATCGCCGGGACGGCGCTTCGCCAGCTGGACCGCCACGACGTCCCGGTCCAGCACGGTGCCGCCGGCCGCGACGCGCCGGAGTGCGTCGAGGAACTCGTCGGGCCGGCCGACGCGCTCCTTGAGCAGGTACCCGGCCCCGGCCCCGCCGGCGGCCAGCAGGTCGCCCGCGTAGCCGTCTTCGACGAACGAGGACAGCGCGAGGATCGCCAGCTCCGGCACCCGGCGCCGCGCTTCGAGGGCGGCGCGCAGCCCTTCGTCGGTGAACGTCGGCGGCAGCCGGACGTCGACGACGGCCAGGTCCGGCGCCGCCGCCACGACCGACGACACCAGATCGCCCGGGTGGTCGACGGCCTCGACGACGTCGAACCCCTCGCTGCGCAGGAGCAGCACGAGCCCCTCCCGCAGCAGGGCGTCGTCCTCCGCGATCACGATGCGCACGGCGGCTTCCTCCTCGTCGTCCCCCTGCCTGATGCACGGACGCGTGGGCGGAAGCGTTCAGTGGAGGACGGGCCGGACAGGGTCCCGGCAAAGTCGACGGCCCCCGCTCGAGCGAGGTCGCGAATGAGTCATTGGCGGCTTGGGAGGTCCCGAATGAGTCATTCGCGACACCGCCTTCGGCAAGCCGCTCGGTGCGCGGGAAGCGGAGCCCTGAGGGGCCGGGCGCGCGCGTCAGCCGTCGGCGGACCAGCCGCTCAGCCGGGTCAGCAGGCGCTCCAGCACCTGCGGGTCCGCGGTCACCGGCTCGCCGGAGACCGGCTCGTCGACGAGGGTCCGGCGGTCCTGGCGGCGCGGCAGGCGCACCTGCTTCGCGTTCATGCCGCCGGGCAGCGCCAGCTCGCACCAGGTCGTGCGGGCCCCGCCGGCGCCGTGTTCGACGCCCACCCGCTCGCCGGGCCCGGCCTTCGGTTCCGGCAGGCCGGGGACGTCGTCGTCGACCTCGACCACCAGGACCGCGGCGCTCAGCCGCAGCCGCAACGTCACGAACGGCGGCGCCTTCGGGTTGCCGGCCTCGATCACGGCTTCGACCAGCCGTCTGGCGGCCGCGGTCGTCTGCTCCAGCATGGGCCGCAGGGACCAGTCGGTGAGAATCAGGCGGACGAACAGCTCGGTCACCGGCAGCGCGCTGGGCTGCGCGACGAGCCGGATGTCGTCCATCTGGGAGGTGTGCGCGCTCAAACCTGACCTTCCTCACCCAGGTGCGGCCTCCGCGGGTACCGCAACATGCCAACCGCCCGCGGCGGCACGGTACCGCCCGCGCCCGGCGCCGCCGCCGTCGGGGCCATGGGTGAGCGTCGTGAATGAGTCATTCAGGTCACCGGATGTCCTGAATGACTCATTCAAGACGTTCGAGTCAGACGCGCGCCGGGAGCCAGAGCTCGTCGATGACGCGCTCCGCCGTGGCCAGGCTCGCGTCGGCCAGCGGGATGAGCTCCGCCATCGCCGGGTTGACGTGGGCGAGCGTCAGCTCCGCCGTGATGAAGCGCGGCTCGAGGCCGGTCAGCGAGACGCCGTGCGGGAGCCACTGCTCGGCGTGGTCCCAGCCCGCGCGGGGCGTGCCTTCGCCGTACCCGCCGCCCCGGGAGGCCAGCACGATGAACTCGCGGCCGCCGAGCAGGCCGGACTGCGTTTCGTGGTCGACCGAGAGGCCGGGGGCGATCAGGTGGTCGACCCACGTCTTGACGCTGCTCGGTGCGCCGAAGTTGTACAGCGGCAGGCCCAGCAGGACGGTGTCGGCCGCCTTGATCTCGGCGACCAGTTCGGTGGTCCGCGCCCACGCGGCCGCCTGCTCGGGCGTGTGCTGCTCCGGCGGCACCGTGCCGGCCAGGCCGCTCGCCGAGTCGATGTGGGGCAGCGGGTCGGCACCCAGGTCGCGGTAGGTCACCGTGCCGTCCGGGTGCGCGGCGCGCCACGCCGCCGCGGCCCGCGCGCTGAGCCGGCGGCTCACCGAGCGCTCGCCCTGGATGCTCGAGTCGATGTGGAGGAGATGCGCCATGTCGTTAGCCGCCCGTATATCGTTGGTGTAAGACAAACCATTAATAGCACATCGACCATCGGGTCGCTCATATACTGGGCAGATGACGTCGCTGCCGGTCGTGAACCAGCCGCCCCACCGCTGCGGGGCGCTGCTCGGCCAGCTGACGCGCAGGCTCCAGACCCGCAGCGATTCGGTGCTCAAGCCCCTCGGGCTGCGGCCGCGCCACCTGATCGCCCTGACCGTCCTGCGCGACCTGGGCGGCAGCTCGCAGCAGGACCTGGCGAAGACCCTGGAGATGGACAGCACGAACGTCGTCGGGCTGCTCAACGACCTCGAAACCGAGAACCTGATCGAGCGCCGCCGCT harbors:
- a CDS encoding indolepyruvate ferredoxin oxidoreductase family protein, translating into METFTLEDRYLREAGTVHLTGVQALVRLLFDRVRHDRARGGDPAVFVSGYEGSPLAGYDLELGRRSTLLEKHDVVHRPGLNEELAATSVMGSQLVAGAGGKRGVTGFWYGKAPGLDRASDALRHANLAGTDPRGGAVALVGDDPNAKSSTVPCASELALADLAIPILYPTDSQDVLDLGMHAVELSRAAGVWTSLKIVANVADASGTATVSPQWTAPELERAYRHTPTSRLLGTSLAELERSLFTVRLPLVTEYLRASGINRITARGPADRIGIVSAGKSYLDLQQALRALGLDAGALAKYGIRVLKLGAIHPLEPAIVREFAEGLDEIVVVEEKRSFVETALKEVLYGVPGAPAVTGKKDRDGRTLFTELGELDPDGVAAGLARRLPGGIPPVEAHQARRRRERISVPLLARTPYFCSGCPHNSSTKVPEGTLVGGGIGCHTMALFMEPDQVGTVLGVTQMGGEGTQWIGMAPFVDAEHFVQNIGDGTFTHSGSLAVRAAVAAGVNITYKLLYNSAVAMTGGQDAVGGLPVEKVAELLLVEGAKRVVITSDAPAKLRRRKLPADVEVLDRTELLAVQEELAGVKGVTVLIHEQECAAEKRRKRRRGKQTAPATRVVINERVCEGCGDCGTKSNCLSVQPVATEFGRKTAIHQSSCNVDYSCLAGDCPSFVTVVPTGKKQRRKLGELAADAIPAPATSTTDFTVRITGIGGTGVVTVTQILATAAVLDGRHVRTLDQTGLAQKGGAVVSDLKVTAEPVEQAPKLATGECDLYLACDALVGADAANLAVADAERTTAVVSTTEVPTGRMVVDTTVSFPDPGSVLAPIDTAASRTVSLDARGLAEELFDDDQFANVLQLGAAYQTGAIPLPAAAIERAIELNGTAVPANLQAFRRGRQLVAEPEALTSAPAPARRVAQPSARKLVHAESGSELARLLDVRLPDLVAYQDERYARAYAEFVERVRVLEDGPTEITEAVAKHLYKLMAYKDEYEVARLSLDPAFTDGLSEQFGEGTKYAYRLHPPVLRALGMKRKISLGPWFRPAFKLLHALRKLRGTRLDPFGRAEVRRVERKMVEDYRTTILRAFSGGDADRARVLALAELPDLVRGYEDVKLANVARYRQKQAELLTLVNS
- a CDS encoding response regulator, translating into MRIVIAEDDALLREGLVLLLRSEGFDVVEAVDHPGDLVSSVVAAAPDLAVVDVRLPPTFTDEGLRAALEARRRVPELAILALSSFVEDGYAGDLLAAGGAGAGYLLKERVGRPDEFLDALRRVAAGGTVLDRDVVAVQLAKRRPGDPVAALTDRECEVVALLAEGHSVPTIGRLLGIGTAAARQHAGDVSAKLRVPGQAGAMLSYLRA
- a CDS encoding ATP-binding protein, with the translated sequence MSAHTSQMDDIRLVAQPSALPVTELFVRLILTDWSLRPMLEQTTAAARRLVEAVIEAGNPKAPPFVTLRLRLSAAVLVVEVDDDVPGLPEPKAGPGERVGVEHGAGGARTTWCELALPGGMNAKQVRLPRRQDRRTLVDEPVSGEPVTADPQVLERLLTRLSGWSADG
- a CDS encoding FMN-dependent NADH-azoreductase; protein product: MAHLLHIDSSIQGERSVSRRLSARAAAAWRAAHPDGTVTYRDLGADPLPHIDSASGLAGTVPPEQHTPEQAAAWARTTELVAEIKAADTVLLGLPLYNFGAPSSVKTWVDHLIAPGLSVDHETQSGLLGGREFIVLASRGGGYGEGTPRAGWDHAEQWLPHGVSLTGLEPRFITAELTLAHVNPAMAELIPLADASLATAERVIDELWLPARV
- a CDS encoding MarR family winged helix-turn-helix transcriptional regulator, which gives rise to MTSLPVVNQPPHRCGALLGQLTRRLQTRSDSVLKPLGLRPRHLIALTVLRDLGGSSQQDLAKTLEMDSTNVVGLLNDLETENLIERRRSPVDRRRHVVELTDVGAKLLARAEFALAAVEDEVFSALSGDQREELYELLHQATNKTETQACTETVADC